One genomic segment of Centropristis striata isolate RG_2023a ecotype Rhode Island chromosome 13, C.striata_1.0, whole genome shotgun sequence includes these proteins:
- the cldnk gene encoding claudin k, which yields MATTGMQLLGLILSLVGWVGGAIVCAIPLWRVTAFIGNNIVTAQIIWEGLWMNCIVQSTGQIQCKVYDSLLALPSDMQAARGLTVFSILICGLALTLGVLGVKCTKCIGVNSVKARIARISGALFAIAGFLYLVPVCWTAHSIIRDFYDPHVAAPHKRELGPALYIGWGASALLLIGGSLLYAGSSPPGMPGSPTFSSGESSPRRAPASQVKGYV from the coding sequence ATGGCAACCACGGGCATGCAGTTGCTGGGCCTAATCCTGTCCCTTgtggggtgggtgggtggggcgATAGTCTGTGCCATCCCCCTGTGGCGAGTCACTGCCTTCATCGGTAACAACATAGTGACGGCTCAGATCATTTGGGAAGGCCTCTGGATGAATTGCATTGTGCAGAGCACAGGTCAGATCCAGTGTAAAGTTTATGACAGCTTGCTGGCTCTGCCCAGTGACATGCAGGCTGCCCGAGGCCTCACTGTGTTCTCCATCCTGATCTGCGGTCTGGCTCTGACACTGGGGGTCCTGGGAGTCAAGTGCACCAAGTGCATCGGTGTAAACAGCGTCAAGGCCCGTATCGCTCGCATCTCTGGCGCTCTTTTTGCCATCGCAGGCTTCCTCTACCTTGTGCCCGTCTGCTGGACGGCCCACTCCATCATCAGGGATTTCTATGACCCGCATGTGGCGGCCCCACACAAGCGTGAGCTCGGCCCTGCCCTGTACATCGGCTGGGGGGCTTCAGCCTTGCTCCTCATTGGGGGATCTCTGCTCTATGCTGGGTCAAGTCCCCCTGGCATGCCGGGCTCTCCCACCTTCAGCAGTGGAGAAAGTAGTCCTCGCAGGGCACCTGCCTCACAAGTCAAAGGCTATGTTTAA
- the btr02 gene encoding bloodthirsty-related gene family, member 2 translates to MASTISLLPEKHFLCSLCRDIFTSPVTIPCGHSFCLSCLSHFWTRHQSKYCPYCRRLFADKPDLSVNRILADVSDNYRKNRPQKPPDEEPVINVEEMIQERLQKIERLKYSLELQKNSYLREVRESQKVFSALVHAMEKSHKGVVDAIEGRQREEEKRVETLVKEIEQEIQELKKETTESDPQIPLSGDQSDDTKQDTVNIVPPTCPSEMKDWSKVTIETDPCLGVTRRALSDIMEKIKVEVNRLSKSELKRIEKYTVDVNLSAKTAHPCLSVSDDRKQVRHTDKVQEVPDNPKRFDRVANVLGKESLSGGRCYWEVEVGDKIEWNLGVVRQSMNRKGKFTVCPANGFWTLSLKAGGQYVAHSSPVTPLAPEQRPKKVGVFLDYTEGRVSFYCAESGVHIYTFTDTFTDRLHPFFSPGRLHGGKNATPLIISSSFCSI, encoded by the exons ATGGCTTCTACAATTAGCCTCCTTCCTGAGAAGCACTTCTTGTGCTCTCTGTGTAGAGACATCTTCACCAGCCCTGTGACCATACCCTGTGGACACAGCTTCTGTCTGTCCTGTCTCAGCCACTTCTGGACACGACACCAGTCCAAATACTGCCCCTACTGCAGGAGACTGTTTGCTGACAAGCCTGACCTCAGTGTAAACCGCATTCTGGCAGACGTCTCTGACAACTACAGGAAGAATCGACCACAGAAACCCCCGGATGAGGAACCG GTTATCAATGTTGAGGAAATGATTCAGGAAAGGCTGCAGAAGATAGAAAGGTTGAAATATTCTCTGGAGCTCCAAAAG AACTCCTACCTCAGAGAGGTGCGAGAGAGCCAGAAGGTCTTCTCCGCCCTCGTGCATGCGATGGAGAAGAGTCACAAAGGAGTGGTCGATGCAATTGaggggaggcagagagaggaggagaagagagtggAAACGCTGGTGAAAGAGATCGAACAGGAGATCCAGGAGCTGAAGAAGGAGACGACTGAATCTGATCCCCAGATTCCTCTCAGTGGGGATCAAAGTGATGATACGAAGCAAGATACTGTG AACATTGTTCCCCCCACCTGCCCCTCTGAGATGAAGGACTGGTCCAAGGTTACCATAGAAACTGACCCTTGTCTTGGGGTCACCAGGCGAGCTCTGTCAGACATCATGGAAAAGATAAAGGTAGAAGTCAACAGGCTCTCCAAATCTG AACTAAAGAGAATCGAGAAATACACAG TGGATGTCAATCTGAGTGCAAAGACAGCCCAcccctgcctctctgtctcagaTGACAGAaaacaggtgagacacacagacaaGGTTCAGGAGGTGCCGGATAACCCCAAGAGGTTTGACCGTGTGGCGAACGTGCTGGGCAAAGAAAGCCTCAGCGGAGGGAGGTGctactgggaggtggaggtCGGGGACAAGATCGAGTGGAATCTGGGTGTTGTCAGGCAGTCCATGAACAGGAAGGGCAAGTTCACAGTCTGCCCAGCGAACGGTTTCTGGACTTTAAGCCTGAAGGCTGGAGGCCAGTATGTTGCCCACAGCTCTCCTGTCACGCCGCTGGCTCCGGAGCAGAGACCCAAGAAGGTGGGCGTGTTCCTGGACTACACCGAAGGCCGCGTGTCCTTTTACTGCGCAGAATCTGGAGTCCACATTTATACCTTCACAGACACATTTACAGACAGACTGCATCCCTTCTTCAGTCCCGGTCGCCTTCATGGAGGCAAAAACGCTACTCCTCTAATCATCTCCTCGAGTTTCTGCAGCATCTAA
- the LOC131984043 gene encoding GTPase IMAP family member 3, translated as TFSTGSPVELRLMVVGSSGPSQFLLINSILGRQEFSKDTTSISDSRKHTTELAGRRVALVNGPNMYDKDISRSKRKMELRRSKCLCVPGPHAFLMAFDVEKISQNDMRTPKLMKERFGRHSPRHCMVLLAYEGTLGVAEVEDRVLKTDWPLRELIDKYGGRFHVFSKNWRDRSRDRMLLQKIERMVASLGGGCFTSRSFQKAEDCVKREEKRLRKQRTAEIEKAWTEMEKQYIAEELYHQKDAYTATVGAEIRAKAELNNGWLRTSLARGLGTGLVVGAVVGALFGSIEGPGGMILYGIIGGAVGGSAGGTAQVAIEHIEDRVAPPARLNFNSIFINRFFSTPRPC; from the coding sequence acattttccacagGATCTCCTGTAGAATTAAGGCTGATGGTGGTTGGAAGCAGTGGACCTTCACAGTTCCTTCTAATAAATTCCATACTGGGGAGACAGGAGTTTTCAAAGGATACCACCAGCATTTCTGACAGCAGGAAGCACACCACGGAGCTGGCTGGTAGACGAGTGGCTTTGGTCAATGGACCAAACATGTATGACAAAGATATATCTCGTTCTAAAAGGAAGATGGAGCTGAGGAGGTCTAAGTGCTTATGCGTTCCTGGTCCCCATGCATTTCTTATGGCCTTTGACGTGGAGAAAATCTCCCAGAATGATATGAGAACCCCCAAACTGATGAAGGAACGCTTTGGAAGACACAGTCCGAGGCACTGCATGGTCCTCCTAGCTTATGAAGGAACCCTGGGGGTAGCTGAGGTGGAAGACAGGGTGCTGAAGACCGACTGGCCTCTGAGAGAGCTGATCGACAAGTACGGTGGACGATTTCACGTTTTCAGCAAGAACTGGAGAGATCGCAGCCGGGACAGAATGCTGCTGCAGAAGATCGAGAGGATGGTGGCCTCTTTAGGAGGGGGCTGCTTCACCAGCCGGTCTTTCCAGAAGGCAGAGGACTGTGtgaagagggaggagaagaggctCAGGAAGCAGAGGACAGCAGAGATAGAGAAGGCATGGACGGAGATGGAGAAGCAATACATAGCGGAGGAGTTGTACCACCAGAAAGATGCCTACACAGCCACTGTCGGTGCAGAGATCAGAGCCAAGGCGGAGTTGAACAACGGATGGCTCAGAACCTCTCTGGCAAGAGGACTGGGGACGGGTCTTGTTGTTGGAGCTGTCGTGGGGGCGCTGTTTGGGTCCATAGAGGGCCCAGGAGGGATGATTCTGTATGGGATAATAGGTGGTGCAGTAGGTGGATCAGCAGGAGGAACAGCCCAGGTAGCTATAGAGCATATAGAGGACAGGGTGGCTCCTCCTGCCAGACTCAACTTCAACTCCATCTTCATTAACCGCTTCTTTTCAACTCCTCGTCCATGTTGA
- the rsad1 gene encoding radical S-adenosyl methionine domain-containing protein 1, mitochondrial encodes MRFTLHAAKRALSPGLRCFSQSSACGDIIEDDFGRTGSPRLTDQASLYVHWPYCLRRCSYCNFNKYIPRDNNDHMMTECLQRETETLLLLSGVSCITSVFFGGGTPSLAPPSTIAAVLETVSRRAYLSDKAEVTLEVNPTPVGKSKLEDYCRAGVNRFSIGVQSLQDEDLKILGRDHSPHQALQTVEEARRLCPGRVSVDVMFGRPQQSVKSWESELSELLKVCDDHVSLYQLTLERGTQLFKQVQRGEVSVPAEEVTAEMYQSARRTLQQHGFLQYEVSNFARHNAVSHHNVSYWKGRQYIGVGPGAHGRFVPVGEGGVVREARTQTLEPDVWICEVQQRGHGTRRRIQLGHLELLEEVLVMGMRMTEGVYHKHWELFSPQLGLHEVFGSSTFVQELLQSGQLILDDRGLRCSWDGLAVLDSMLPALLVELERQITHRLPGDHHADGQTKRTSTP; translated from the exons ATGAGATTCACGCTACATGCGGCCAAACGTGCCCTGTCTCCCGGCCTGCGCTGCTTCTCCCAGTCTTCCGCCTGCGGAGACATAATTGAGGATGATTTTGGAAGGACAGGCTCTCCACGTCTCACAGATCAGGCGTCTCTCTACGTGCAC TGGCCTTATTGTCTCAGAAGGTGCTCCTACTGCAACTTTAACAAGTACATACCCAGAGACAACAATGACCACATGATGACTGAGTGTCTTCAGAGGGAGACGGAGACATTGCTTCTGCTCAGTGGGGTGTCCTG CATcacctctgtgttttttggtggcGGGACTCCGAGCCTGGCTCCCCCCTCAACCATCGCTGCAGTCCTTGAAACTGTTTCCAGGCGTGCATATCTGTCGGATAAGGCTGAGGTCACGCTCGAGGTCAACCCTACTCCAGTGGGAAAATCAAAGTTAGAGGACTACTGCCGTGCAGGGGTGAACCGTTTCTCCATCGGAGTCCAG TCTTTGCAGGATGAAGATTTGAAAATCCTGGGAAGAGACCACAGCCCTCATCAGGCTCTGCAGACCGTGGAGGAGGCCAGGAGGCTGTGCCCCGGGAGGGTGTCAGTGGACGTCATGTTCGGTCGACCCCAACAGAGCGTTAAATCCTGGGAGAGTGAGTTGTCTGAGCTGTTGAAGGTGTGCGACGACCACGTGTCTCTGTACCAGCTGACGTTGGAGCGAGGCACCCAGCTCTTCAAACAGGTGCAGCGAGGAGAGGTGAGCGTGCCCGCTGAAGAGGTGACAGCAGAGATGTACCAGAGTGCCAGGAGGACTCTGCAGCAGCATGGCTTTCTGCAGTACGAGGTGTCCAACTTTGCAAGACAT AACGCAGTGAGTCATCACAACGTGAGCTACTGGAAGGGAAGGCAGTACATCGGTGTCGGCCCAG GAGCACATGGGAGGTTTGTTCCtgtgggggagggaggtgtTGTTCGGGAGGCGCGGACCCAGACTCTGGAGCCTGACGTCTGGATCTGTGAAGTCCAGCAGAGGGGACATGGGACACGGAGGCGGATTCAGCTCGGACACCTTGAACT ATTGGAGGAGGTGTTGGTGATGGGAATGAGAATGACCGAGGGCGTTTATCACAAG CACTGGGAGTTGTTCAGCCCCCAACTTGGCCTCCATGAAGTGTTCGGTTCATCAACTTTTGTCCAAGAGTTATTACAGAGTGGGCAGCTCATTCTTGATGACAG AGGTCTGCGCTGCTCCTGGGATGGGCTGGCCGTACTGGACAGCATGCTGCCGGCTCTACTGGTGGAGCTGGAAAGACAAATCACTCACAGGCTTCCAGGGGACCACCATGCTGATGGACAAACCAAAAGAACCTCAACCCCATGA
- the rasd2a gene encoding GTP-binding protein Rhes, whose protein sequence is MEMNATEKIYLPVDGILEVFNSLTGHHQSRITHPALQSAVLTPQHPKVSNISKTGMGIIKTVKSRWRQQDKKVTTSRSSSGNSTDPLPKRSVDLLELGLTKPRNCHRIVVLGAPKVGKTNILQRFLGKDFEEEYEPTNEDFHRKLFHIGGEAYQIDLLDAAGERDFPAKRRLSILTGDSFLLVFSLDDRESFNEACELIDEIKAAKAKLLKLKHPARTPVVLCGNKADLETQRAVSRSEVTETLGEDVAFFETSAKDDTGLDGVFAALASLGGLPGETSPSRHQLVSILSYQSMCIGQQSKRRGSRGHGAPCAAVDPLARRPSFTSDLRLVLRSSTKHNKPERCQIQ, encoded by the exons ATGGAGATGAACGCAACTGAGAAGATTTACCTTCCCGTTGATGGCATCCTCGAAGTGTTCAACTCTCTCACCGGTCACCACCAATCACGCATTACGCACCCAGCTCTCCAGAGCGCAGTCCTCACACCCCAGCACCCTAAAGTCTCAAACATCTCCAAGACTGGCATGGGCATTATTAAAACTGTGAAAAGTCGCTGGaggcagcaggataagaaagTGACTACCAGTAGATCCTCGAGTGGGAATTCGACTGATCCACTCCCCAAACGGTCTGTGGACCTGCTGGAGCTGGGTCTGACCAAGCCCAGGAACTGTCACAGAATAGTCGTGCTTGGCGCACCCAAAGTAGGCAAAACCAACATCCTCCAGCGGTTCCTGGGTAAAGACTTTGAGGAGGAGTATGAACCCACAAACGAGGATTTCCACAGAAAACTGTTCCACATAGGAGGGGAGGCGTACCAGATCGATCTTCTGGACGCAGCAGGCGAGAGGGACTTCCCTGCAAAACGGAGGTTATCCATACTGACAG GTGACTCTTTCCTGCTCGTGTTCAGTTTGGATGACAGAGAGTCCTTCAATGAAGCCTGTGAGCTGATCGACGAGATCAAAGCTGCCAAAGCAAAGTTACTGAAATTAAAACATCCCGCGAGAACACCAGTGGTGCTATGCGGGAACAAAGCGGACCTGGAGACGCAGAGAGCCGTCAGCCGGTCGGAGGTGACAGAAACACTCGGCGAAGACGTCGCGTTCTTCGAAACCTCAGCTAAAGACGACACCGGGCTGGATGGTGTGTTCGCGGCCCTAGCTTCTCTGGGCGGACTGCCGGGCGAGACGAGTCCGTCCCGGCATCAGCTCGTCTCCATCCTCAGCTACCAGTCGATGTGCATCGGCCAGCAGAGCAAGAGGAGAGGGAGCCGGGGACACGGTGCCCCCTGCGCCGCCGTGGACCCTCTGGCGCGCCGCCCGAGTTTCACCAGCGACCTGCGGCTGGTGCTGAGATCCAGCACCAAACACAACAAACCCGAGAGGTGTCAGATTCAATGA